From one Salvelinus alpinus chromosome 14, SLU_Salpinus.1, whole genome shotgun sequence genomic stretch:
- the LOC139538815 gene encoding TSC22 domain family protein 1-like isoform X4, whose amino-acid sequence MNTPCYTTVAMDLGVCQLRNFSISFLSSLLSADSSPVRLDNSSSGASVVAIDNKIEQAMDLVKSHLMYAVREEVEVLKEQIKELIERNSQLEQENSLLKTLASPEQMAQFQAQTQAGSPPTSTQPSAQTQAPALPPTQLQPTSHNFGPSA is encoded by the exons ATGAATACTCCGTGCTATACAACAGTGGCGATGGATCTCGGTGTTTGCCAGCTAAGGAATTTTTCTATTTCGTTTTTATCTTCGTTGCTGAGCGCGGATAGTTCGCCTGTCAGGCTCGACAATAG TTCGTCAGGAGCCAGTGTGGTGGCCATAGACAACAAAATCGAACAGGCTATG GACCTGGTGAAGAGCCACCTGATGTATGCAGTGAGGGAGGAAGTGGAGGTTCTGAAGGAGCAGATCAAGGAGCTGATTGAGAGGAACTCTCAGCTTGAGCAGGAGAACAGCCTTCTAAAGACCCTGGCCAGCCCAGAGCAGATGGCTCAGTTCCAGGCCCAGACCCAGGCGGgctcccctcccacctccacaCAGCCATCGGCCCAGACCCAGGCACCAGCCCTACCCCCAACTCAACTGCAGCCAACCTCACACAACTTTGGACCCTCCGCATAG
- the serp2 gene encoding stress-associated endoplasmic reticulum protein 2 → MVAKQRIRMANEKHSKNITQRGNVAKTLRPQEEKYPVGPWLLALFVFVVCGSAIFQIIQSIRMGM, encoded by the exons ATGGTAGCAAAACAAAGGATCCGTATGGCAAACGAAAAGCACAGCAAAAACATCACGCAGAGAGGCAACGTTGCAAAGACCCTG CGACCTCAGGAGGAGAAGTATCCCGTGGGGCCGTGGCTCCTGGCTCTGTTCGTCTTCGTCGTCTGTGGATCAG CCATTTTTCAGATCATCCAGAGCATCAGGATGGGAATGTGA